In the Thunnus albacares chromosome 10, fThuAlb1.1, whole genome shotgun sequence genome, GATACACAACCAAAGCATTGTTGACTGATATCTCTTACATGCttacaatactttttttttttttttaatttaattttacatacagtagtttTCACACTTTTCCTCCCTATATCTATGTCACTGGTTGTTTGGTAATGGGAGTTTGTAGTTCAGATATTTCTAGCCATAAGGTGTCATTGTTGCAAGCTACAACATAGTAGTACGCACTGGTACAAGAATGGGCAGTACATGCGATGAAGTGAACAGGTACAGCATGGACAGGTCAGTTGTTGTCATCAGACCAGCTTCTTGGCGATGAAGAAGTCTTTAAGTCGTTTCATCTGCCAGAAACCAACCGATAGCAGAATGGAGGTCTGCACCACGGCCCACCACAAGACTTTACTATTGGTGTCCTCACTGATTTGACGAAACGTCTCTTCCTTTTCCTGAATGAAAGgaggggacaaaaaaaaaagatgaggcTCAGACTTTAAGTCAATCACTCTCATTATATAAACTGGTACTACGCTACCGCTATCCTTTCCTGTGACCTATGACGATGTAGGTGAACACCGCTATTGTCATGTCATGAGATTGTCACCTTTGCAGCCAAGACAGTAAAAATGCTTCTTATTTACCCTCTGGTACTCCTGTTGCTTTGTGATGTACATTATTTGATCAATGAGATGTCTGAGGGTGATCTCCAGATTCTCCATGTTGTGTTTGGTCCTGTCAACGTTGGGGTCAATTGAGTGCTCTCCCATCTGAACATCCAAATGTAACTTCTGTGCAGCAAAACGGGGGAAAATTCAGGGATTATTTTCAACAATCTCTGCTTAGTCATGGCAAAATTTTAACAATGTCATCAGTGTGCTTAAACTAGGTGTACTATATGTAttcctacatctttctctctgttatgaatacattttctgtgtgtgtcatcaGGTCTCACCAGCCTTTCTccagcaaagacagaaaaccTTGTGGAGTTGGTTTGAAAGCAAAGGTAGTGCTGACCGGAGGCATGAGCTGTGAAGGTGAATTTACTAAATTTACCGTAACGTTTGGACATCACAACCTAGGGAGCAAGAAAGACACTGTCAAGCCAACATTTCTTCATCTAAGGATCAGAAACATCAGACGTggttctgtttcttctctttgttctaatgACAAGAATGCAACTTTATTCCCAGGttaaaattttatttgtttttagatttaCTATACATGTGCTGAGGTAGAGCCAACGATGATATAatgaaaactataaaaactgAGTAAAACCTATCCAATATAGCTGTCAGATTGTCTCACTGATGTTCATTCACGTTTTTTGGcattcaaatgtaatttcataGACTGACTTATTCTCTGgaccataaaacatttttctgtgctGGAGATCCAAGACAATAATAAAATAGTACATTAGTAGTTACAGGCTTGCTGTAAGATGTAAATCCTGTAAATGATTATGCTCGAAGTCATCAATCAAACCATGCACCACTAAGCTTTATGACACTGCATTCAAATGCTTTTCagccttgtttgtgtttgttttggatgGAGAAACCAGACAGCACATGTTCTAGtgtatcaacacacacatgtttgtgTGACTCTGGCTTAGTGATAAACCTTTCCTGTGAGTCCAATACCTCATGGTTTGGGTCTCTGACTGTCACAGTGACGCCAAGGTGAGGGGAGTGGGTGAAGGTCTTCGAATCCCAAGGCTCCAACATGAAATATCCTGAGGGTAAGAGACACCCACACGAGAACATATGcatacacaatcacacacagtaGCAGTCAAGGTCAGCACAAAGCCTGTGACATTTGGGATAATGATTAGATTAAGCATGAGGAGAAAATTCAATTTATGCATTTTATATCGGGCTTTATACTGTAATTCATAATATACAATGTTCATAGATATTAGTCTTTATTATATACTCGACATGTTGTT is a window encoding:
- the si:ch211-255i20.3 gene encoding transmembrane emp24 domain-containing protein 11, giving the protein MGLRGTGFLLQCYLMLAAAMYFDLGEQEEKCIIEEIPEDMLVTGYFMLEPWDSKTFTHSPHLGVTVTVRDPNHEVVMSKRYGKFSKFTFTAHASGQHYLCFQTNSTRFSVFAGERLKLHLDVQMGEHSIDPNVDRTKHNMENLEITLRHLIDQIMYITKQQEYQREKEETFRQISEDTNSKVLWWAVVQTSILLSVGFWQMKRLKDFFIAKKLV